In a single window of the Trichocoleus sp. FACHB-46 genome:
- a CDS encoding YciI family protein — MRFMLLMIPQGYENADPGAMPDAKAVEAMMKYNEALQQAGVLITLEGLHPPSMGARVTFSEGNPQVTEGVSPDVKEVLGGYWMIQVNSKEEAIAWAARCPASANETIEIRQVQEFEDFPEDVQEATAEFTESFSNTTTAIEQTHTAEAQIRQLIVEQQHAICSKDVDQIMSCYADEIILFDVKPPFQTQGKEAVRQLWEDSLPYFLDSFEMETRDLTVTVNDNLATAHWLFRFKGEQDHPATQMWMRATAVYQKHQGNWQILHEHISVPFDPTTA; from the coding sequence ATGCGATTCATGCTGCTCATGATTCCCCAAGGCTACGAAAACGCAGATCCAGGAGCGATGCCTGATGCTAAGGCGGTTGAAGCCATGATGAAATACAACGAAGCCCTGCAACAAGCTGGTGTACTCATTACCCTTGAAGGGCTTCACCCACCCTCAATGGGGGCGCGAGTCACATTCAGTGAAGGAAATCCTCAAGTGACGGAAGGAGTTTCCCCGGATGTAAAAGAGGTGCTGGGTGGTTACTGGATGATTCAAGTGAACTCGAAAGAGGAAGCGATCGCCTGGGCTGCTCGCTGTCCTGCCTCAGCCAACGAGACGATCGAAATCCGTCAGGTGCAGGAATTTGAAGATTTCCCTGAGGATGTTCAAGAAGCCACTGCTGAGTTCACAGAGTCATTTTCTAATACCACAACAGCAATAGAACAGACCCATACAGCCGAAGCTCAGATTCGCCAACTGATTGTCGAGCAACAGCATGCGATTTGCTCCAAAGACGTGGATCAAATCATGTCCTGCTATGCCGATGAGATCATTCTCTTTGATGTGAAACCGCCATTCCAGACCCAAGGCAAAGAAGCGGTTCGTCAGTTGTGGGAAGACAGTTTGCCTTATTTTCTAGATTCTTTCGAGATGGAAACCCGCGACCTCACCGTTACTGTGAATGACAACTTAGCAACTGCTCACTGGTTGTTTCGCTTTAAAGGGGAACAGGACCATCCCGCCACGCAAATGTGGATGCGCGCCACTGCCGTGTATCAGAAGCATCAGGGCAACTGGCAGATTTTACACGAACATATTTCGGTGCCATTTGATCCAACCACGGCTTAG
- a CDS encoding VOC family protein: MKINPYLMFNGNCEAAFKFYEQCLGGKITMMMTHKEAPSAENVSPEWHDKIMHACLDLGDRLLMGSDSPPEYFEPPQGFYVQMSVAEPAEAERIFHTLAENGKIKMPIAQTFWSVRFGMVIDQFGTPWMVNCEQVA, encoded by the coding sequence ATGAAAATCAATCCGTATCTCATGTTCAACGGCAACTGTGAGGCAGCATTTAAGTTCTATGAGCAATGTCTTGGTGGCAAAATCACCATGATGATGACCCACAAGGAAGCACCTTCGGCAGAAAATGTTTCACCGGAGTGGCATGACAAAATTATGCACGCTTGCCTTGATCTAGGAGATCGCCTGTTGATGGGATCTGACAGTCCACCTGAATATTTTGAACCTCCTCAAGGCTTCTATGTGCAGATGAGCGTTGCCGAACCAGCCGAAGCCGAACGGATTTTTCACACTCTGGCAGAAAACGGCAAAATCAAGATGCCGATCGCTCAAACCTTCTGGTCTGTTCGCTTTGGCATGGTAATTGATCAGTTCGGGACACCGTGGATGGTCAACTGTGAGCAAGTAGCTTGA
- a CDS encoding VOC family protein, protein MSTQIFVNLPVKNLQQSIEFFTQLGFQFNPQFTDETATCMIVSETIFVMLLTHEKFKTFTPNAICDATKSTEVLTCLSTESREKVDKMVRKAIAAGGTTYNEPQDHGFMYAHGFQDLDGHIWELVYMEPSAVG, encoded by the coding sequence ATGAGTACTCAAATCTTCGTCAATCTACCTGTTAAAAATCTCCAGCAATCGATCGAGTTTTTCACTCAGCTCGGCTTCCAGTTCAATCCCCAATTTACCGATGAAACGGCTACCTGCATGATTGTCTCCGAGACTATCTTCGTGATGCTCTTGACTCATGAAAAGTTCAAGACGTTTACACCAAACGCGATTTGTGATGCGACAAAAAGTACCGAAGTGTTGACGTGCTTATCTACAGAGAGCCGAGAGAAAGTTGACAAGATGGTTCGCAAAGCGATCGCCGCAGGTGGCACAACCTACAACGAACCTCAAGACCACGGGTTTATGTATGCACATGGATTTCAAGATTTAGATGGTCACATTTGGGAACTGGTGTACATGGAGCCCAGCGCAGTTGGTTAG
- a CDS encoding DUF1579 family protein codes for MTKYKDAIDFKSDDYRVLTSHMLGNDGQRYHFMTAHYRRKQ; via the coding sequence ATGACAAAGTACAAAGACGCGATCGATTTTAAGAGCGACGATTACCGAGTCTTGACTTCCCATATGTTGGGAAATGACGGGCAGCGGTATCACTTCATGACCGCTCATTATCGGCGAAAGCAATAA
- a CDS encoding DUF928 domain-containing protein: protein MPHLSKRRQQQALIASLILTLSIGIAPMALAKYRPPKRPSAPGGTGANTIRAYRPPKNPSAPRETGTNTTRGDNCDRKAEGKLTPLVPFSHIGQTSSSRPTFVWFVPDRTPHPLQFRLFTRTGKPLYRTELQSQSGIMQVTLPANLAPLTIGQAYQWQVVLVCDPQVPSRNVVATAEIQVVEPDASLQNQLAAAPSPQQRIDLYAEAGLWYDAIAVAFKASETAQNQSAVLDLLDSLATSEVRLEAQPLQEWSDRLRQIEAIERQRQASQTPSPKP from the coding sequence ATGCCTCACTTATCCAAGCGTCGCCAGCAGCAAGCACTGATCGCTAGTTTGATCCTCACGCTATCGATTGGCATCGCGCCTATGGCGCTGGCAAAATACCGTCCGCCAAAGCGTCCTTCGGCACCCGGAGGGACAGGAGCCAATACGATTCGGGCATACCGTCCGCCCAAGAATCCTTCGGCACCTAGAGAGACAGGAACCAATACAACTCGGGGGGATAATTGCGATCGCAAGGCGGAAGGTAAATTAACCCCCCTAGTACCGTTTAGCCATATTGGGCAGACGAGTTCCTCGCGTCCAACGTTCGTCTGGTTTGTGCCCGATCGTACTCCCCATCCGTTGCAATTCCGGCTGTTTACTCGCACGGGAAAACCGCTCTACAGAACCGAGCTGCAAAGTCAGTCGGGAATTATGCAGGTTACTTTGCCCGCAAATCTAGCCCCACTGACGATCGGACAAGCTTATCAGTGGCAGGTGGTGTTAGTTTGTGATCCGCAGGTTCCTTCGAGGAATGTGGTGGCGACGGCAGAAATCCAAGTGGTCGAGCCTGATGCATCGTTGCAGAATCAACTGGCTGCCGCGCCATCCCCCCAACAGCGGATCGATCTGTATGCCGAGGCTGGGCTATGGTATGACGCGATCGCAGTAGCATTCAAAGCCTCTGAGACTGCTCAAAATCAGTCAGCCGTGTTGGATTTGCTTGATTCTCTTGCCACTTCAGAAGTCCGTTTGGAAGCTCAACCGTTGCAGGAATGGAGCGATCGCCTGAGACAAATTGAAGCAATTGAACGCCAGCGCCAAGCCTCGCAAACCCCGTCTCCCAAACCTTAG
- a CDS encoding tetratricopeptide repeat protein produces the protein MKPAPKQIKLSKRKVRSRFLLPLAFCFLPVTCHLPLHAPPPAVAQTIDARKADRLFNQGLQQYQTSQFQAALNSWQQALQIYRALNNRQRESMTLSSLGGIYRALGDYAKAIEHGQQSLAIAHEIKNRQSEGLALNNLGLAYLFRGDYNKAIESLQQQLATVREIKDRHGESMALGGLGGAYHYLGNYDKAIEYGQQYLAITRQTQYRQGESEALVLLGNAHHSLGNYAKAIEYGQQSLTITRETKYCQGVAVTLGGLVGAYLYLGNYAKAIEYGQQSLAIAREINYRRGEGVALGNLGTAYRSLGNYVKAIEYGQQSLAIAYEIKDRQVGGIALGNLGSAYLKPGDYDKAIKYMQQQLAIAREIENRQGESEALGSLGVAYIDMGDYNKGIEYTQQYLAIAREIRDRAGEGVALGNLGLAYGYSGNEIQAIKYIQQQLAIARDIKDRERVGLALNNLGVAFLRAGNLTEAEKMLTDGIQVWESLRQLLGSNDANKVSIFEGQARTYRTLQQVRVAQNQPIAALEIAERGRARAFVDLLTLRLSPGSANPAIAAVPNQEQIRQIAKVQNATLVQYSIIYNDFEIQGKTEPRESALYIWVIQPTGEITFRQVDLKTLWQQHKVSLTNPVVCTQESFAVRSRSSTGLTKCPTDLTYPPCINC, from the coding sequence ATGAAACCTGCCCCCAAACAGATCAAATTAAGCAAACGTAAGGTGCGATCGCGTTTCCTCCTGCCCCTCGCCTTTTGCTTTTTGCCTGTTACCTGTCACCTGCCTCTCCATGCCCCCCCACCCGCTGTCGCTCAGACGATCGATGCCCGTAAAGCCGATCGCCTGTTCAATCAGGGGCTTCAACAATATCAGACCAGCCAATTTCAAGCAGCGTTGAATTCCTGGCAACAGGCACTGCAAATTTATCGCGCCCTTAATAATCGCCAACGGGAAAGCATGACCCTGAGCAGTTTAGGAGGCATTTACCGTGCTCTGGGCGACTATGCTAAAGCGATTGAGCATGGGCAGCAGAGTCTAGCGATTGCTCACGAAATCAAAAACCGTCAAAGTGAAGGTCTGGCGCTGAACAATTTGGGACTCGCTTACCTCTTTCGAGGTGATTATAACAAAGCGATTGAGTCTTTACAGCAACAGTTAGCGACCGTCCGCGAAATTAAAGACCGCCATGGGGAAAGTATGGCACTAGGCGGTTTAGGAGGCGCTTACCACTATCTAGGCAACTATGACAAAGCCATTGAGTACGGGCAGCAATACTTAGCTATTACCCGCCAAACTCAATACCGCCAGGGAGAAAGTGAGGCACTAGTTCTCTTGGGAAATGCTCATCACTCTCTAGGCAACTATGCCAAAGCCATTGAGTACGGGCAGCAGAGTTTAACGATCACGCGTGAAACTAAATACTGCCAAGGGGTAGCTGTGACGCTAGGTGGTTTGGTAGGTGCTTATCTCTATCTAGGCAACTATGCTAAAGCGATTGAGTATGGGCAGCAAAGTCTAGCGATCGCCCGCGAAATTAACTATCGCCGAGGAGAAGGTGTGGCACTAGGCAATCTAGGAACTGCTTACCGCTCTCTGGGCAACTACGTCAAAGCAATTGAGTATGGGCAGCAAAGTCTAGCGATCGCGTACGAAATTAAAGATCGCCAAGTAGGGGGTATAGCACTGGGCAATTTGGGAAGTGCTTACCTTAAACCGGGCGACTATGACAAAGCCATTAAGTATATGCAGCAACAGTTAGCCATTGCCCGTGAAATTGAGAACCGCCAAGGAGAAAGTGAGGCATTAGGCAGTTTAGGAGTCGCTTACATTGACATGGGCGACTATAACAAAGGTATTGAGTATACACAGCAATATTTAGCCATCGCTCGCGAAATTAGAGATCGCGCCGGGGAAGGTGTGGCACTGGGCAATTTGGGACTTGCTTACGGCTATTCGGGCAACGAGATCCAAGCGATCAAATATATTCAGCAACAGTTAGCTATTGCCCGCGATATTAAAGACCGCGAGAGGGTGGGGCTGGCACTCAACAACCTCGGAGTAGCGTTCTTGAGGGCTGGCAACCTCACAGAAGCCGAAAAAATGCTTACAGATGGGATTCAAGTTTGGGAATCGCTGCGGCAACTGCTCGGTTCCAACGATGCGAATAAAGTCTCCATCTTTGAAGGACAAGCTCGCACCTATCGAACCTTACAACAAGTCCGGGTGGCGCAAAATCAACCGATTGCTGCCTTAGAAATTGCCGAGCGGGGACGTGCCCGTGCCTTTGTCGATCTCCTGACCCTGCGCTTATCGCCTGGTTCTGCCAATCCAGCGATCGCCGCTGTTCCCAACCAGGAGCAGATTCGCCAAATCGCGAAAGTACAGAATGCAACTTTGGTGCAGTACTCCATTATTTACAACGACTTTGAAATTCAAGGAAAAACCGAACCGCGTGAATCTGCGCTCTACATCTGGGTGATTCAACCGACAGGCGAAATTACCTTCCGTCAAGTAGACCTCAAAACCCTTTGGCAACAGCACAAAGTCTCCCTAACCAACCCAGTCGTTTGCACGCAAGAATCCTTTGCTGTCCGCAGTCGCAGCAGCACGGGCTTGACCAAATGTCCAACCGACTTGACTTACCCACCCTGCATCAACTGTTGA